TCACGCCCGACGTGGCCAAGACGGTCCGCGAGTACAAGGCCGGCAAGGTCGAATTTCGCAACGATGCCGGCGGCAACCTGCACGCCGTCGTGGGCAAGCTGAGCTTCGACGATAAAAAGCTGGCCGAGAACATTCAGGCTTTCATCCAGCACGTGCATTCGATCAAGCCCAACAGCGTCAAGGGACAATACATCAAGGGGATCACGGTGAGTGCCACGATGAGCCCGGGCATCCACATCGCCGCCTAACCGCAGTCACTAAACCAGAATCACGAATCGTGGTGCCGCGACCCGTCAGGGAAGCGTGTCCGAAGTCATGAGCAAGCTCGTAAAAAACCTCGTCGCCGATGATCTGAAGAAGCAGCTTTCCGGCGTCAGCGACGCCCTGCTGGTGAACGTTGTCGGACTCGATGCGATCCGCGCCACGAAGCTCCGCAAGGAATTGCGGGCGAAAAACATCAAGCTCGAGGTGGTCAAGAACAGCATGGCCCGGCGAGCGACCGAGGGAACTCCGCTGGCCGCGGCGTTTCAAGGCGTGGAAGGCACCTTGGCGATCGTCTGGGGGGCCAGCGACATCGTTTCGCTCGCGAAAGAGATTACTCGGCTGGCCGGATTGAAGGAGTACGAAAAGTTCGCCGCCCGTGGAGGGGCGATGGACGGGGCGAAGCTCACGGCCGCGGAGGTCAAGAATGTGAGCACTTGGCCGAGCCGCGAGGAGCAATTGAGTCTGCTTGTCGGGCAGATTCTCGCTCCGGGGGCAGCACTTGCCAGCCAACTGACGGCGATCGGCGGGGCGGTGGCCAGTCAGATCAAGCAACGAACCGAGGATTTGCAGAAGAGCGCGCCGGCGGGCGATTCGCCGCCGCCAGCGGAACCCGCCGCCGGTTGAGAAGCGATTTAGTAGACCGAGACCAGTCAACCGAGGTAAGAAATCTGAGATTTGCGATTCCGACCGATTCCGCCAGGGCTTGCCCTTGAGGCGATAATTCGAAATCGCGAATCTCCACGAGGACACACGTTTTTTCACGACCCGTTCCGATTCGTGCCGCGTCGGCTTGATCGATTTGCCCGCGGCGCCCAGTGAGAAAGGATGATGGACGACGATGGCCACCGCAGAAGCCACCCGCGAATACTCTCCCAGCGCCAAGGATTTGGGAGACAAGATTGTTGAGCTTACGCTCAAGGAAGCCAAGGAACTGAGCGATTACCTGGAAAACGTTCATGGCATCAAGCCGGCCGCCGGCGGCGCCGTGATGATGGCCGGGCCGGTCGGCGGCGGTGGCGCAGCCCCCGT
The window above is part of the Pirellulales bacterium genome. Proteins encoded here:
- the rplJ gene encoding 50S ribosomal protein L10, giving the protein MSKLVKNLVADDLKKQLSGVSDALLVNVVGLDAIRATKLRKELRAKNIKLEVVKNSMARRATEGTPLAAAFQGVEGTLAIVWGASDIVSLAKEITRLAGLKEYEKFAARGGAMDGAKLTAAEVKNVSTWPSREEQLSLLVGQILAPGAALASQLTAIGGAVASQIKQRTEDLQKSAPAGDSPPPAEPAAG